A single Crateriforma conspicua DNA region contains:
- a CDS encoding DUF6798 domain-containing protein codes for MAAKLKNVPTRSVDDSPFRWAVDGSEWLLLTLLIFGFSGDLPPMVNEAHYLVKAKNFWNPDWCSGDLFAASGKAHATYYWVFGWLTKFFSLEATAWIARWIGWALLAAGLQRLCRAVFGRPWFAWTVLVLWAVGIERANLAGEWVFGGTEAKIPAYGLLLFGITAMMRQQWNRCWIFMGASSAFHVLVGGWSVLSAMLVWGLTQRPIWHRPLASMPLPVPRIFQPGLFAGGLIALAGLVPALWLTIDQPQELSVQAAKIYVYVRLPHHLLSSSFPAHWFTRHLGLIAITAVMTWIYDRLLRFSKGNQSHANGVIRRLSIFTSGTVLIALAGWLVDVMPWLGSDFKASLLRYYWFRMTDVMVPLQLGVATTGVLVSSLRASEGAGGAMIGLRRPATLTALILITIAIVLATETTYRRVALGVPPSASNRLLGYDPHAPIHVQRKVFADWLKVCDFIRYSTDTDEVFLTPRHQQTFKWYAQRAEVVNFKDVPQDAESLIQWEDRFRDVFPQRLGTMRVTIQYAKLREYRRKYGVRYMLVDRRVCGQHLPLVQVYPRDPETNGTYAIYELPPL; via the coding sequence ATGGCTGCGAAGCTAAAGAACGTTCCCACCCGGTCTGTCGACGATTCCCCGTTCCGCTGGGCGGTCGATGGTTCCGAATGGTTGTTGTTGACCCTGCTGATCTTTGGATTCAGCGGCGACCTGCCCCCGATGGTCAACGAAGCCCATTACCTGGTCAAAGCAAAGAATTTTTGGAATCCGGATTGGTGCTCGGGCGACCTGTTCGCTGCATCGGGAAAGGCACACGCCACTTATTATTGGGTGTTCGGTTGGCTGACTAAGTTCTTCAGCCTGGAAGCGACGGCTTGGATCGCGCGGTGGATCGGCTGGGCACTGTTGGCTGCGGGGCTTCAACGGCTGTGCCGCGCGGTGTTCGGCCGACCTTGGTTTGCATGGACCGTCTTGGTTCTTTGGGCCGTCGGAATCGAACGCGCGAACTTGGCCGGCGAATGGGTGTTCGGTGGCACCGAAGCAAAGATCCCTGCTTATGGTTTGCTGTTGTTTGGGATCACCGCGATGATGCGGCAACAGTGGAATCGCTGTTGGATATTCATGGGCGCATCGTCGGCGTTCCACGTATTGGTCGGCGGATGGAGCGTGTTGTCGGCGATGCTGGTATGGGGTCTGACGCAGCGACCGATTTGGCATCGCCCGCTGGCATCGATGCCGCTTCCCGTGCCACGCATTTTCCAGCCCGGGCTGTTCGCTGGCGGATTGATAGCCCTGGCGGGCTTGGTTCCGGCGCTTTGGCTGACCATTGACCAACCACAGGAATTGTCCGTTCAAGCGGCGAAGATCTACGTCTACGTTCGTCTGCCCCACCATTTGCTGTCCAGCAGTTTTCCCGCCCACTGGTTCACGCGGCACTTGGGGCTGATCGCAATCACCGCAGTAATGACATGGATCTACGATCGGCTTCTGCGATTCTCCAAGGGGAACCAATCGCATGCCAACGGTGTGATCCGGCGTCTGTCGATATTCACGTCGGGAACCGTGTTGATCGCATTGGCCGGTTGGTTGGTGGATGTGATGCCGTGGTTGGGATCGGATTTCAAAGCAAGCCTGTTGCGATACTATTGGTTTCGCATGACGGATGTGATGGTGCCGCTTCAGCTGGGTGTGGCGACCACCGGTGTGTTGGTGTCATCGCTGCGGGCAAGCGAGGGGGCCGGCGGTGCGATGATCGGTCTACGCCGTCCCGCAACGTTGACCGCATTGATACTGATCACAATTGCGATCGTGTTGGCAACAGAAACGACGTATCGGCGAGTTGCACTGGGCGTCCCACCATCGGCCAGCAATCGATTGTTGGGCTATGACCCGCACGCCCCGATTCATGTGCAACGCAAAGTCTTTGCGGATTGGCTGAAGGTTTGTGACTTCATTCGCTACAGCACCGACACGGACGAAGTGTTTTTGACTCCGCGGCATCAGCAGACGTTCAAGTGGTACGCCCAGCGTGCCGAGGTGGTGAATTTCAAGGACGTCCCACAGGATGCGGAATCATTGATCCAGTGGGAAGATCGGTTCCGCGATGTCTTTCCTCAGCGGCTTGGCACCATGCGAGTCACGATCCAGTATGCCAAGCTACGAGAGTATCGCCGGAAATACGGCGTGCGTTACATGTTGGTCGACCGACGGGTCTGCGGGCAACACTTGCCATTGGTCCAGGTGTATCCTCGCGATCCGGAAACCAATGGCACCTACGCGATTTACGAATTGCCGCCGCTGTGA
- a CDS encoding hydroxypyruvate isomerase family protein yields the protein MSQPDEKNVLSRRQAIAGTVGGAAAGLAATTSVTSADDKPATATENVDAKQGRLNQSVCKWCYKMFSLEEMAATAANLGLVGIDLLGPNDFPTLKKHGLICTMVSSHSLGKGLCDTKYHDEALEKMNAAIEATAKEGWRNVICFSGNARGIDRETGMKNCVDALKKITPVAEKHNVILNMELLNSKVNHPDYMCDNSTWGVELVKRVGSDNFKLLYDIYHMQIMEGDIIRTIRENHDAFGHYHTGGNPGRHELDETQELYYPPIAQAIAETGFDGYFAHEFIPAGDPLAGLTDAVRQCVV from the coding sequence ATGTCCCAACCTGATGAAAAAAACGTTCTTTCACGCCGTCAAGCCATCGCCGGAACCGTGGGCGGTGCGGCTGCAGGCCTTGCCGCAACCACCAGTGTCACATCCGCCGATGACAAGCCCGCCACGGCAACCGAGAATGTCGATGCCAAGCAGGGCCGGCTGAATCAATCGGTGTGCAAGTGGTGTTACAAGATGTTTTCGCTGGAGGAGATGGCTGCCACAGCCGCCAACCTTGGATTGGTCGGCATCGACCTGTTGGGCCCCAACGACTTTCCCACGCTGAAAAAGCACGGATTGATCTGCACGATGGTCAGTTCACACTCCCTGGGCAAAGGCCTGTGTGACACCAAGTATCACGATGAAGCACTGGAAAAGATGAATGCGGCGATCGAAGCGACCGCAAAGGAAGGCTGGCGGAACGTGATCTGTTTCAGCGGCAACGCGAGAGGCATCGATCGCGAAACGGGGATGAAGAACTGTGTGGATGCCCTCAAGAAAATCACCCCAGTGGCGGAAAAACACAACGTCATCCTGAACATGGAATTGCTGAACAGCAAAGTCAATCACCCCGATTACATGTGCGACAACAGCACCTGGGGCGTCGAACTGGTCAAACGCGTCGGCAGTGACAATTTTAAGTTGCTGTATGACATCTATCACATGCAAATCATGGAAGGCGACATCATCCGCACCATCCGCGAAAATCATGATGCGTTTGGTCACTATCACACCGGTGGCAATCCGGGACGGCACGAGTTGGATGAAACGCAAGAACTGTATTACCCGCCGATCGCCCAAGCGATCGCTGAAACCGGATTCGACGGCTATTTTGCCCATGAATTCATTCCCGCCGGCGATCCGCTTGCGGGACTGACCGACGCCGTCCGACAGTGCGTGGTCTAG
- a CDS encoding Gfo/Idh/MocA family protein, with amino-acid sequence MKNDSSHLRTNRRQFTKTSAGLLAAGTAALAFPKRAMANANSKMRIGFVGVGGRGFGAHVKSLTKLAKEGAPIELVAVCDVYSVNREKAAKYIQSNLGNQPAQHVDFRDMYAKENLDAVCIGTPDHWHAKQAIEAMQAGMNVYCEKPMVKKVEEAIDLVKVWRKTGVVMQVGVQSTSLPVWDHANRLIRAGQLGKVLMYQTEYFRNSDLGQWRYYELTKEMNPSNIDWRRFLGVDDGLSEEVPFDRAVYRQWRRFWPFGSGMFTDLFVHRTTTMLKATGLRYPARVTGSGGIYLEYDGRDVPDVSTVVAEFNEGVQGLVTATMASSETPIKQVIRGHHGSFVFGNQEDFDQFTFVPERPQVTHISPKEVPYEPQIIRPDQRMPENKNHAHFQNWIDAMVADDPQLCNNTPDLGAAAIVIVNLGARSYRQGKVYRFDGDEMAVSEADGSWAKRWEDRSHQRGKPEHIPGWEAGDTGSKIFDPDYQKLEGPWIDGKDPAGA; translated from the coding sequence ATGAAAAACGATTCGTCCCACCTGCGCACCAATCGCCGTCAATTCACCAAGACATCCGCCGGCTTGTTAGCCGCGGGAACCGCCGCACTGGCGTTTCCCAAACGTGCGATGGCCAATGCAAATTCAAAGATGCGGATCGGTTTCGTGGGTGTGGGAGGCCGTGGTTTCGGAGCCCATGTCAAAAGCTTGACGAAGTTGGCAAAGGAAGGCGCGCCGATCGAATTGGTTGCCGTTTGCGACGTGTATAGCGTCAACCGTGAAAAGGCTGCGAAATACATTCAGTCCAACTTGGGTAACCAACCGGCCCAGCACGTCGATTTTCGCGACATGTATGCCAAGGAAAATTTGGACGCCGTCTGCATCGGTACGCCGGATCACTGGCACGCCAAGCAGGCGATCGAAGCCATGCAGGCGGGCATGAATGTGTACTGTGAAAAGCCGATGGTGAAAAAGGTCGAAGAAGCCATCGACCTGGTCAAAGTTTGGCGCAAGACCGGTGTCGTCATGCAAGTCGGTGTCCAGTCGACCAGCTTGCCGGTTTGGGATCACGCCAATCGATTGATCCGTGCCGGCCAGCTTGGCAAGGTTCTGATGTACCAGACCGAATACTTCCGAAACTCGGATCTCGGTCAGTGGCGGTACTATGAATTGACCAAGGAAATGAATCCCAGCAATATCGACTGGCGACGGTTCCTGGGCGTAGACGATGGCTTGTCCGAAGAAGTGCCATTTGACCGCGCGGTTTATCGCCAGTGGCGTCGCTTCTGGCCGTTCGGCAGCGGCATGTTCACCGATCTGTTCGTCCACCGAACGACGACGATGTTGAAGGCGACCGGGCTGCGATATCCGGCTCGTGTGACCGGTTCGGGCGGAATCTATCTGGAGTATGACGGCCGCGACGTTCCCGACGTGTCAACGGTCGTGGCGGAATTTAACGAGGGCGTGCAAGGCTTGGTCACTGCGACCATGGCGTCATCGGAAACGCCGATCAAGCAAGTCATTCGTGGGCACCATGGATCGTTTGTGTTTGGCAACCAAGAAGACTTTGACCAGTTCACGTTCGTCCCCGAACGACCCCAGGTGACGCACATCAGTCCAAAAGAAGTTCCCTATGAACCGCAGATTATTCGCCCCGATCAGCGGATGCCGGAAAACAAGAATCACGCCCACTTCCAAAATTGGATCGACGCGATGGTCGCGGACGATCCCCAACTTTGTAACAACACGCCGGACCTGGGTGCCGCCGCGATCGTGATCGTCAACTTAGGGGCACGCAGCTATCGCCAAGGTAAGGTGTACCGCTTTGACGGCGATGAAATGGCGGTTTCCGAAGCCGACGGTTCATGGGCCAAACGTTGGGAAGATCGGTCTCATCAGCGTGGCAAGCCCGAGCATATTCCGGGCTGGGAAGCCGGCGATACGGGATCCAAGATCTTTGATCCGGATTACCAAAAGCTGGAAGGCCCCTGGATCGACGGCAAAGACCCGGCCGGCGCTTGA
- a CDS encoding Gfo/Idh/MocA family protein, with product MDRRQFLRGSATAATTAAIARSAHAAGNDSPRKVGLIGSGWYGKCDTLQLLNIAPVEIVSVCDVDSAMREEAADLFAKRQPSGNRPQTYGDYRKQLAEHQHDIVIIGTPDHWHALPMIAAVESGADVYVQKPTGVDVLESKAMLDAARKHDRVVQVGTQRRSTPHLIEAKQKVVDAGLLGDVAYAEVCCYYHMRAKGNPPDQQPPANLDYDMWTGPAPMRPYNEWVHPRRWRAFMEYGNGIVGDMCVHMLDLVRWQLDLGWPKRISSTGGILVDTESKANITDTQTATFDFDGLDVVWTHRSWGSPPDPEYPWAAIIYGTKGTLKLSVHKYDFIPRQGGERLHGEPLIQTDKYPTDLTDKDKWRLELHVASAIRGHMQNFLDCIDDRSRPVADIEQGHISSASCIMANVAMELGRTLEFDPATHTVVGDDEATARLARAYREPWQHPHQA from the coding sequence ATGGATCGTCGTCAGTTTCTGCGCGGATCTGCGACCGCGGCAACCACCGCGGCCATTGCTCGGTCGGCCCACGCGGCCGGAAATGATTCGCCACGCAAAGTCGGGCTGATCGGATCGGGCTGGTACGGCAAGTGCGACACGCTGCAGTTGCTGAACATTGCACCGGTGGAGATCGTTTCGGTCTGTGACGTCGATTCGGCGATGCGTGAAGAGGCGGCGGACCTGTTCGCCAAACGCCAACCGTCGGGCAATCGCCCCCAAACCTATGGCGATTACCGCAAACAGCTGGCCGAACACCAACACGACATCGTGATCATCGGCACGCCCGATCACTGGCATGCATTGCCCATGATCGCGGCGGTCGAATCCGGTGCCGACGTTTACGTTCAAAAGCCTACGGGCGTCGACGTTTTGGAAAGCAAGGCGATGCTGGACGCCGCACGAAAGCACGACCGTGTCGTTCAGGTGGGGACGCAGCGACGGAGCACGCCGCACCTGATCGAAGCCAAGCAAAAGGTGGTCGACGCAGGACTGTTGGGCGACGTGGCCTATGCCGAAGTCTGCTGTTATTACCACATGCGAGCCAAAGGCAATCCGCCGGATCAACAGCCACCGGCGAACTTGGATTACGACATGTGGACCGGTCCGGCTCCGATGCGTCCGTACAACGAGTGGGTGCACCCGAGGCGTTGGCGCGCATTCATGGAATACGGCAACGGCATTGTCGGCGACATGTGTGTGCACATGTTGGATTTGGTCCGCTGGCAATTGGATTTGGGTTGGCCCAAACGCATCAGCAGCACCGGTGGAATCTTGGTGGATACCGAATCCAAGGCCAACATCACGGACACGCAAACCGCCACCTTCGACTTTGATGGGCTGGATGTTGTGTGGACGCACCGGAGTTGGGGATCGCCACCCGATCCGGAATATCCCTGGGCCGCCATCATTTATGGCACCAAGGGCACGCTGAAACTTAGCGTGCACAAATACGACTTCATCCCACGTCAGGGCGGCGAACGCTTGCACGGCGAACCGCTGATCCAAACCGACAAGTACCCGACCGACTTGACGGACAAAGATAAGTGGCGTCTGGAATTACATGTCGCTTCGGCCATTCGCGGACACATGCAGAACTTCCTGGACTGCATCGACGATCGCAGTCGACCGGTGGCCGATATTGAACAAGGTCACATCAGCAGCGCGTCATGCATCATGGCAAACGTGGCAATGGAACTGGGACGCACGCTTGAATTCGACCCTGCGACGCATACCGTCGTCGGCGACGACGAAGCGACCGCGCGGCTGGCTCGTGCTTACCGCGAACCTTGGCAGCACCCGCATCAAGCGTGA
- a CDS encoding sulfatase family protein: MNRVTRHRNQRLILPCAAAVGLWWLCLGGTGQPLCAEMPQRKPNILWIVGENFGLDFQCYGAKNVRTPNVDAMADRGVRYVNAFSTSPVCAPSRSAFMTGMYQTTTDTHHMRSHRDDGFRLPEGVRPITHRLSDVGYYTANITNIGDAVVGTGKLDLNFTAEGPLYHTENWDTLKSHQPFFATINLPEAEYDIYDRRSAEKDRVVWVGEQWHPKVATEQNVSPPPYYPDHPVVRQEWARYLNSVSGADVRIGKILNRLRTDGMEDDTVVIFFGDNGRLEARGIHWVWDSGIRVPLVIQWAANHEPPIGFAPGQQRDEVVSLIDLTATTLSIAGINPPIVMQGRPLFGSVDPPERRYAFSARDRIDETEITQRSVHDGRYHYIRNLTPGAGFATLNRYKEKCFLVKPLMRDLHRQGLLIGPAAELMKPMPAESLYDTQADPHEINNLAESDTPEHRETLIRMRTALRTWMTETGDRGWIAEPRDVVAPFENEMHDWFGTPAWAQ, translated from the coding sequence GTGAACCGAGTCACCCGTCATCGGAACCAACGATTGATTTTGCCATGTGCCGCGGCGGTGGGTCTTTGGTGGCTTTGCCTGGGCGGGACAGGGCAACCGTTGTGTGCCGAAATGCCACAGCGGAAACCCAACATCCTATGGATCGTGGGCGAAAACTTCGGCTTGGATTTCCAGTGCTACGGTGCCAAGAACGTTCGCACCCCGAATGTCGACGCGATGGCCGACCGTGGTGTCCGCTATGTCAATGCGTTTTCCACGTCACCGGTCTGTGCCCCCAGTCGCAGTGCGTTCATGACCGGGATGTACCAAACAACCACGGACACCCATCACATGCGGTCGCATCGCGACGACGGCTTTCGATTGCCCGAAGGTGTCCGGCCGATCACCCATCGATTAAGTGACGTGGGTTACTACACCGCGAACATCACCAACATCGGTGACGCCGTGGTCGGCACCGGCAAACTGGATTTAAATTTCACTGCGGAAGGCCCCCTGTATCACACTGAAAACTGGGACACGTTGAAGTCGCATCAACCGTTCTTCGCGACGATCAATTTGCCCGAAGCCGAGTACGACATCTACGATCGCCGATCGGCCGAGAAGGATCGTGTCGTCTGGGTCGGTGAACAGTGGCATCCGAAAGTCGCGACCGAGCAGAATGTCAGCCCGCCTCCCTATTACCCTGATCACCCCGTCGTCCGCCAAGAATGGGCACGCTACCTGAACAGCGTCTCCGGTGCAGACGTTCGTATCGGAAAGATTCTGAATCGCTTGCGGACCGATGGCATGGAAGATGACACGGTCGTGATTTTCTTTGGCGACAACGGTCGGTTGGAAGCCAGGGGCATCCACTGGGTCTGGGACTCGGGTATCCGTGTCCCGCTGGTCATCCAGTGGGCCGCGAACCACGAGCCCCCGATCGGCTTTGCACCCGGACAACAACGCGACGAAGTGGTCAGCTTGATCGACCTGACGGCGACCACCCTGTCCATCGCCGGCATCAACCCACCCATCGTCATGCAGGGCCGTCCACTGTTTGGCTCGGTCGACCCACCGGAACGTCGCTATGCGTTCAGCGCGCGAGACCGCATCGATGAAACCGAGATTACGCAACGCAGTGTTCATGATGGACGGTATCACTACATTCGCAACCTGACCCCCGGTGCGGGGTTCGCAACACTGAATCGCTACAAAGAAAAGTGTTTCTTGGTCAAACCGTTGATGCGTGACCTGCATCGACAGGGTTTGTTAATCGGCCCCGCAGCAGAACTGATGAAACCGATGCCGGCCGAGTCGTTGTATGACACGCAAGCCGATCCCCATGAGATCAACAACCTGGCCGAATCAGACACCCCCGAGCATCGCGAAACGCTGATTCGAATGCGGACCGCCCTGCGGACATGGATGACCGAAACAGGGGACCGGGGATGGATCGCCGAACCACGCGACGTCGTCGCACCGTTCGAAAATGAAATGCACGACTGGTTCGGCACGCCCGCGTGGGCCCAATAG